The nucleotide sequence TTTATCTCGTTCACTCTATTCAAAGCATCATCTTCCGTCTCATAATAATGAAAACGCAATTTTTTTATTTCCTCTTCAGAAGCTGATTGTCTGTCTTTTATTTCTTGCGTTATAAGATTTAAATCATACGTATTTTGATTCTTGTCACACACTATTGGTTGTATATCATCTACCTGATCTATTTCTATAGCTTGTTTTATTCTTATCTTATATGTTTCAACATACTCAGCTCCTGGATCTCCTGGTGTGCCCTCATCTATTGTTGTATTTACAACCAAAGAGGCCGTAACTTCTTTCACTTCATCTATTATATCTAAATATAATGAACCTTCACATAAATCCGTTTCTGTATAAGTACCACTATCTCCGGTAACAGTCCACTCTGTTTTGTACATACATTCACCAGCAGGTCCAAAACGCCAAGATTCTTTTGTTGCATTAAAAATAGCATAATTTCTACCCGGCGCTGAATAAGCATTTGTATCATCAGCATTTACTATACCTACTACCGTACGAGCTTCCTCTGGTTGAGTTGCAGGACAATCATCGTGCTGAAATATATTTATGTCGATAACATTTGTTAATTCATGCAATACAATTTGATGGCTTTGAAATGGCACAGGAGGTGCACATAGCCCACTAAGCCCCGCAGCAGGCAATCCTTCAAAGCTAATTACAAATTTTCTACAAGGCGCTTCACCATAAACCTGATAATTTATACTCCCGTTGGGATAAGTATTTTTATCCCAATGAGTATGCTGATAGGTACCAAAAATAGCATTTAAAAATTGATTATTTACAACACTTCCAGGTATAGGTCCACTAAAAACTTCGTCTATAAATGAAGTACGAACCCAAGGAGAACATTCTGTTTCTGTATCAGTTGTAAAAATCACTGCACCATTACTCCAAACGTTAATATACTCATATGTTTGATTGAAAAAAGAAAATTTAAACGGCAACTTTATAGGACAATCCGTTCTTCCATCATCCCACGAAGCACCAGGGTTAATTTCTGTACCTCCGGTAAGTGGAAAAGAATTAGCATCAAAGTCTATAGGTTCTACCTCATAAACATCGGTTCTACGAAGATATTGTGTTTGGAAATTTGGCACCACATTAACAGGTATGCCTTCACACACAATATACAAATCCGGATCATTTTGATCTCTCACAAATTCTGTATCAACACCTATCTCGCTAATATTGATATCAAAGCATTCGTAATCAGGTGCTATTTTCTGTGCATATACACTCATATTTGCGAAGAGCAAAAAGAAAAGTATTTTTTTAAGCATAATTAATTAAATTAATAATAATTTGTTAAACTTAAAACAAAAAAATAAAACAACCAAATTTTAAAACAAATAATTTAACCCAACGCCTAAAGTATGGCGTGTTTGAAAGCCTTTATAGGCGTTGTCATCATACAATGCCTGGAATGTTAAATTTGTTGAAATGTACTTGTTTACCTTTAAAACAGCGTTTAATTGATAATCAATATCTACGTTTTTAGGATCTTCTAAGTAGTTGCTATAAAGATTTAAAATATTTTCAATGGTAAAGTTTTCCATTATTTGTACTTTGTAATACGCATTTATCGCTGCACCTAATTCAAAACGTACATCTTTACCTTGTTCTACACCAAACGATTCGCCGAAGTCTGTAAAATGTTTGTGCACAAAAATAAAACGCGAAGTTGCCGGTGCAATGTTTACTTTTAAGTTATCGTTTTTTTTCCAAAGCATACCCAAACCGGTTTGCCAATAAGCCGGTGACATAAAATGTGAAATCTTTTGGTCTAAGCTATCGGGATTTAAGCCGGTATCAAATTGTGTTTTAAAATTGGTAAAAGCAGAGTAGTACCATTCGCCTTTTGCTTTTTTTCCTAAAATGGAATTAATTTCTAAACGATCATCGGTTTTTTTCTGATCTTCGCCTTTAATTTTATTGATACCGTATGAAGCAATCAACTTATTATCCCAAACCCAATCGCCTTTTTTATAGTTAATGTCATAATTTAACGCTCCGTTTATTGCCAGGTTGTTAGATCCGCCTGCCTGCCACTGCGAAAAACTTGACTGGCTTCCTAAAACAGCAATATTTCCTTTCATAACCCAGGTGCTGTCTGTTTTTACCTCAGTATCCTGAGCGTAGAAAAACTGCGTGGATAAAACCGCACATAAAAGTAAAATCTTTTTCATAGTCTATTTTTTATTTCTTTTCTATTTTTTTTGTTTGAAAATGGGAACTGCCGAACACGCTTCGCCAAACATTATCGATCGTGCATAGTTCATCATTTTTTGGGTTGCCATTACATAAGCTTCTTCCGGAATTGGTTTTTTAGAACATCCTTTTATGATTACAGGTTGGTTTTGATAATCCGAAAAATTTAATGTATCTATTAACTGTTGATAATAAGCTACAATTAAATTGTGTGCAGACCCCTGAACAATTGTTTTTGCAAATGGCTGCACGTATGATGTTACCAACATAAACGCCCACGATGGCAAAATAGCATCGGTTAAACAGCTTATTGCTACTAATTTATTTTGATAAATTGAAAAATC is from Flavobacterium dauae and encodes:
- a CDS encoding gliding motility-associated C-terminal domain-containing protein; the protein is MLKKILFFLLFANMSVYAQKIAPDYECFDINISEIGVDTEFVRDQNDPDLYIVCEGIPVNVVPNFQTQYLRRTDVYEVEPIDFDANSFPLTGGTEINPGASWDDGRTDCPIKLPFKFSFFNQTYEYINVWSNGAVIFTTDTETECSPWVRTSFIDEVFSGPIPGSVVNNQFLNAIFGTYQHTHWDKNTYPNGSINYQVYGEAPCRKFVISFEGLPAAGLSGLCAPPVPFQSHQIVLHELTNVIDINIFQHDDCPATQPEEARTVVGIVNADDTNAYSAPGRNYAIFNATKESWRFGPAGECMYKTEWTVTGDSGTYTETDLCEGSLYLDIIDEVKEVTASLVVNTTIDEGTPGDPGAEYVETYKIRIKQAIEIDQVDDIQPIVCDKNQNTYDLNLITQEIKDRQSASEEEIKKLRFHYYETEDDALNRVNEIKDVREYPIKEIENPLYVRIEYLDIAECFEIIEVMIIKAPVEVMPKTDVYICEEYTLPVLTNDEFYYKMERLDEDAKYVVETIPEIKANQVINKHGYYRVYVKKTNKYGCEDVKTYLLMVENCSYPKGISPNADGENDYLDLTYNNVYELKVYNRYGKLVYEAGKGYKREWAGQDSSGKQLPSGTYFLYVKTKNNEYQDWIQLMYEVK
- a CDS encoding DUF3078 domain-containing protein — encoded protein: MKKILLLCAVLSTQFFYAQDTEVKTDSTWVMKGNIAVLGSQSSFSQWQAGGSNNLAINGALNYDINYKKGDWVWDNKLIASYGINKIKGEDQKKTDDRLEINSILGKKAKGEWYYSAFTNFKTQFDTGLNPDSLDQKISHFMSPAYWQTGLGMLWKKNDNLKVNIAPATSRFIFVHKHFTDFGESFGVEQGKDVRFELGAAINAYYKVQIMENFTIENILNLYSNYLEDPKNVDIDYQLNAVLKVNKYISTNLTFQALYDDNAYKGFQTRHTLGVGLNYLF
- a CDS encoding DUF2480 family protein; protein product: MEEEIVNKVAQSSLVIFDLEDYYPAEELVVLDISQWLFEGFILKEKDFRNSLKNFDFSIYQNKLVAISCLTDAILPSWAFMLVTSYVQPFAKTIVQGSAHNLIVAYYQQLIDTLNFSDYQNQPVIIKGCSKKPIPEEAYVMATQKMMNYARSIMFGEACSAVPIFKQKK